A genomic window from Pseudomonas alcaligenes includes:
- a CDS encoding DUF411 domain-containing protein → MRLLPLATLLFVASAQAAEPVTMDVHRDANCGCCKAWISHLEANGIQVNDHVETDMAAVKQRLGVPPRLASCHTGVIDGKFVEGHVPARDVLALQGRPDLLGAAVPGMPHGSPGMETGRVDAYQVIGLGQDGKQSVLADYPAE, encoded by the coding sequence ATGCGCCTGCTGCCTCTCGCCACCCTGCTCTTCGTCGCCTCCGCGCAAGCCGCCGAGCCCGTCACCATGGACGTGCACCGCGACGCCAACTGCGGCTGCTGCAAGGCCTGGATCAGCCACCTGGAAGCCAACGGCATCCAGGTCAACGACCATGTCGAAACCGACATGGCCGCCGTCAAGCAGCGCCTGGGCGTACCGCCGCGCCTGGCCTCGTGCCACACCGGGGTGATCGACGGCAAGTTCGTCGAGGGCCACGTACCGGCCCGCGACGTGCTCGCCCTGCAGGGCCGCCCCGACCTGCTCGGCGCCGCCGTGCCGGGCATGCCGCACGGCTCGCCGGGCATGGAGACCGGTCGGGTGGATGCCTACCAGGTGATCGGCCTGGGCCAGGACGGCAAGCAGAGCGTGCTGGCCGACTATCCGGCCGAGTGA
- a CDS encoding neutral zinc metallopeptidase, translated as MRWERGRRSDNVVDARGSGRGMRLGGGKGLSLGGIAVIVVIGLLMGQDPLTILGNVVNQGLQQGAPVQEQRAPAANDPQSEFVRAVLGDTEDTWRAIFQASGKQYQDPKLILFSGGVRSACGFADAAVGPFYCPGDQQVYLDLSFFREMETRFAAAGDFAQAYVIAHEVGHHVQSLLGVSARVHAARQRGERVEGDNGLLVRQELQADCLAGVWAHHAQQRLDWLEPGDLEEALNAANAIGDDRLQQQSRGTVVPDSFTHGTSAQRERWFRTGFEHGEPGRCDTFKAARL; from the coding sequence ATGCGCTGGGAACGCGGCAGACGCAGTGACAACGTAGTCGACGCCCGCGGCAGTGGCCGCGGCATGCGCCTCGGCGGCGGCAAGGGCCTGAGCCTGGGTGGCATCGCCGTGATCGTGGTGATCGGCCTGCTGATGGGCCAGGACCCGCTGACCATTCTCGGCAACGTGGTCAACCAGGGCCTGCAGCAGGGCGCGCCGGTGCAGGAGCAGCGGGCACCGGCCGCCAACGACCCGCAAAGCGAATTCGTCCGCGCCGTGCTCGGCGACACCGAGGACACCTGGCGCGCCATCTTCCAGGCCTCCGGCAAGCAGTACCAGGACCCCAAGCTGATCCTCTTCAGCGGCGGCGTGCGCTCGGCCTGCGGCTTCGCCGATGCCGCCGTCGGCCCCTTCTACTGCCCGGGCGACCAGCAGGTGTACCTCGACCTGTCGTTCTTCCGCGAGATGGAGACGCGCTTCGCCGCCGCCGGCGATTTCGCCCAGGCCTACGTGATCGCCCACGAGGTCGGCCACCACGTACAGAGCCTGCTCGGCGTCTCGGCCAGGGTCCACGCGGCGCGCCAGCGCGGCGAGCGGGTGGAGGGCGACAACGGCCTCTTGGTGCGCCAGGAGCTGCAGGCCGACTGCCTGGCCGGGGTCTGGGCGCACCACGCCCAGCAGCGCCTGGACTGGCTGGAGCCGGGCGACCTGGAGGAGGCGCTGAACGCCGCCAACGCCATCGGCGACGACCGCCTGCAGCAACAGTCGCGCGGCACCGTGGTGCCGGACTCCTTCACCCATGGCACCTCGGCGCAGCGCGAGCGCTGGTTCAGAACCGGCTTCGAGCACGGTGAGCCGGGGCGCTGCGACACCTTCAAGGCGGCCCGGCTCTAG
- a CDS encoding AraC family transcriptional regulator ligand-binding domain-containing protein, with product MSLPNSPSATASQLLDLYLSLQGFGLVGPADLQVLGIELEQLRNLEMRVPVRWAVHLWERAASRGAPPEIGLLVGQRRGLHTRGPVAHLAAQSATLGEAVELFRRYIPVMSEGESLRVEALGTRIRVHVLFHAPLLGHAVACEHSLSSALCWARQLTAVRLVPQAVGFRHAPLAAPAIYRQVFGVAVRFGEDADYLELLASDLQLPVPSANDYLKGLMQQRVSAMQAQLPAQHSLRARVLQQIEHGLPSGELSVAGVARRLGISRQTLHRHLRAEQCSFSGLLAEVRRNYALQRLAQPGCRVEQLSRELGFAEPSAFYKAFKGWFGVSPKAWRREA from the coding sequence ATGTCGCTGCCGAACAGCCCCAGCGCGACCGCCTCGCAACTGCTGGACCTGTACCTGTCGCTGCAGGGTTTCGGCCTGGTCGGCCCGGCGGATCTGCAGGTGCTGGGCATCGAGCTGGAACAGCTGAGGAACCTGGAGATGCGCGTGCCGGTGCGCTGGGCCGTGCATCTCTGGGAGCGCGCGGCCAGTCGCGGGGCGCCGCCGGAGATCGGCCTGCTGGTCGGCCAGCGGCGCGGCCTGCATACCCGCGGGCCGGTTGCCCACCTGGCGGCGCAGAGCGCCACCCTGGGCGAGGCGGTGGAGCTGTTCCGCCGCTACATCCCGGTGATGAGCGAGGGCGAGAGCCTGCGGGTCGAGGCGCTCGGCACGCGCATTCGCGTGCACGTCCTGTTCCATGCCCCGCTGCTCGGGCACGCCGTGGCCTGCGAGCACAGCCTCAGCTCGGCGCTGTGCTGGGCGCGCCAGCTCACGGCGGTGCGCCTGGTACCGCAGGCGGTGGGCTTTCGCCATGCGCCGCTGGCGGCACCGGCGATCTATCGCCAGGTGTTCGGCGTGGCGGTGCGTTTCGGCGAGGACGCGGACTACCTGGAGTTGCTGGCAAGTGACCTGCAGCTGCCGGTGCCGAGCGCCAATGACTACCTCAAGGGCCTGATGCAGCAGCGGGTGAGCGCCATGCAGGCGCAGCTGCCGGCGCAGCACAGCCTGCGCGCCCGGGTGCTGCAGCAGATCGAGCATGGCTTGCCGAGCGGCGAGCTGTCGGTGGCGGGGGTGGCGCGGCGCCTGGGGATCAGTCGGCAGACCCTGCACCGCCACCTGCGCGCGGAGCAGTGCAGTTTTTCCGGGTTGCTGGCCGAAGTGCGCCGCAACTACGCCCTGCAGCGCCTGGCGCAGCCGGGGTGCCGGGTCGAGCAGCTCAGCCGCGAGCTGGGCTTCGCCGAGCCGAGCGCTTTCTACAAGGCGTTCAAGGGCTGGTTCGGCGTTTCCCCCAAGGCCTGGCGCCGGGAGGCCTAG
- a CDS encoding long-chain-acyl-CoA synthetase — MSHADLITLPRLLSRLPRLLVDLPGIVKGLHIGNRSRGAYPASLARCVETAARENPDGVALIQDDEQLSYAELERWSNQLAHYLRAHGLRQGDRAALMFENRFELLAAVIACAKLGAVSALINSSQRGRVLAHSIGLAAPRMALVGEELLEAFNEVAEDTALPADARLYFADRPTWRDPGKAPNGWLHPAATLHDYPSEAPLLERAVRADDPCFFIYTSGTTGLPKAVVFNHGRFIKGYGAFGFAAVRLGRADRMYVSLPFYHGTAMVVCWGSVLAGQAALIMVRKFSASRFWDEVQRHRATAFGYVGELCRYLLDQPPRPEDGDNPIRVMVGNGLRPSLWQAFKQRFAVERVVELYASSEGNIGFTNLLNLDNTVGFSPYPYAIVRYDQEREAPLRENGRLQRVAKGETGLLLGKITDKTPFHGYTDARDTERCILRDVFEPGDAWFNTGDLMRDMGFRHAQFVDRLGDTFRWKGENVSTTQVEAVLDGIEHISETVVYGVEIPGTNGRAGMACVRLDCAAADFDFHALLGQLRQALPAYAIPLFLRLSAQLETTGTFKHKKAPLKEQGFDPQRCADPLYAWLPGTASYVPLTDELHAAILAGSYRY, encoded by the coding sequence ATGAGCCATGCCGACCTGATCACCCTGCCCCGCCTGCTGTCCCGCCTGCCCCGCCTGCTCGTCGACCTGCCCGGCATCGTCAAGGGCCTGCACATCGGCAACCGCAGCCGCGGCGCCTACCCCGCCAGCCTGGCCCGCTGCGTCGAGACGGCCGCGCGCGAGAACCCCGACGGCGTGGCGCTGATCCAGGACGACGAGCAGCTCAGCTACGCCGAGCTCGAGCGCTGGAGCAACCAGCTGGCCCACTACCTGCGCGCCCATGGCCTGCGCCAGGGCGACCGCGCCGCGCTGATGTTCGAGAACCGCTTCGAGCTGCTCGCCGCGGTCATCGCCTGCGCCAAGCTCGGCGCGGTCAGCGCGCTGATCAACAGCAGCCAGCGCGGCCGCGTGCTGGCGCACAGCATCGGCCTGGCGGCGCCGCGCATGGCGCTGGTCGGCGAGGAGCTGCTGGAGGCCTTCAACGAAGTCGCCGAGGACACGGCACTGCCCGCCGATGCCCGCCTCTACTTCGCCGACCGCCCGACCTGGCGCGACCCGGGCAAGGCACCGAACGGCTGGCTGCACCCGGCCGCCACGCTGCACGACTACCCCAGCGAGGCGCCGCTGCTGGAGCGCGCCGTGCGCGCCGACGACCCGTGCTTCTTCATCTACACCTCGGGCACTACCGGCCTGCCCAAGGCCGTGGTGTTCAACCACGGGCGCTTCATCAAGGGCTATGGCGCCTTCGGCTTCGCCGCCGTGCGCCTGGGCCGCGCGGACCGCATGTACGTCAGCCTGCCGTTCTACCACGGTACCGCCATGGTGGTGTGCTGGGGCTCGGTGCTGGCAGGCCAGGCGGCGCTGATCATGGTGCGCAAGTTCAGCGCCAGCCGCTTCTGGGACGAGGTGCAACGGCACCGGGCGACCGCCTTCGGCTACGTCGGCGAACTCTGCCGCTACCTGCTCGACCAGCCGCCGCGCCCCGAGGATGGCGACAACCCAATCCGCGTGATGGTCGGCAACGGCTTGCGCCCCAGTCTCTGGCAGGCATTCAAGCAGCGCTTCGCGGTCGAGCGGGTGGTCGAGCTGTATGCCTCCAGCGAGGGCAATATCGGCTTCACCAACCTGCTCAACCTGGACAACACCGTGGGCTTCTCGCCCTACCCCTACGCCATCGTCCGCTACGACCAGGAGCGCGAGGCGCCGCTACGCGAGAACGGCCGCCTGCAGCGCGTGGCCAAGGGCGAAACCGGCCTGCTACTGGGCAAGATCACCGACAAGACGCCCTTCCACGGCTATACCGACGCGCGTGACACCGAGCGCTGCATCCTGCGCGACGTGTTCGAGCCGGGCGACGCTTGGTTCAATACCGGCGACCTGATGCGCGACATGGGCTTCCGCCACGCGCAGTTCGTCGACCGTCTCGGCGATACCTTCCGCTGGAAGGGCGAGAACGTCTCCACCACCCAGGTCGAGGCCGTGCTCGACGGCATCGAGCACATCAGCGAGACGGTGGTCTACGGCGTGGAAATCCCCGGCACCAACGGCCGCGCCGGCATGGCCTGCGTGCGCCTGGACTGCGCGGCAGCGGACTTCGACTTCCACGCCCTGCTCGGGCAGCTGCGCCAGGCACTGCCGGCCTACGCCATCCCGCTGTTCCTGCGCCTGAGCGCGCAGCTGGAGACCACCGGCACCTTCAAGCACAAGAAGGCACCGCTCAAGGAACAGGGGTTCGACCCGCAGCGCTGCGCCGACCCGCTGTACGCCTGGCTGCCCGGCACGGCGAGCTATGTGCCGCTGACCGACGAGCTGCACGCCGCGATCCTAGCCGGCAGCTACCGCTACTAG
- a CDS encoding SRPBCC family protein, with protein sequence MEISNFLVESQMLILRSAADCFEAFINPKITTKFWFTKSSDRLAIGRKVRWDWEMFGASDTLTVKELKENHRILIEWDSDLTKVELNFEPIGEDATLIKIANWGFPGSLEKILSQAVDAKGGYTIVLAGLKSWLEHGIELNLVRDQFPKGYPT encoded by the coding sequence ATGGAAATTAGCAACTTTTTAGTAGAGTCCCAGATGCTTATCCTGCGCTCTGCAGCTGATTGTTTCGAAGCATTTATTAATCCAAAAATCACAACCAAATTTTGGTTCACGAAAAGCAGCGACCGCCTTGCAATTGGCAGAAAAGTACGCTGGGACTGGGAAATGTTCGGAGCTAGCGACACCCTCACAGTCAAAGAATTGAAGGAAAACCATCGCATACTAATCGAATGGGATTCCGATCTAACTAAAGTAGAATTAAATTTTGAACCTATTGGCGAAGACGCCACTTTAATCAAAATAGCTAACTGGGGCTTCCCAGGGAGTCTTGAAAAAATATTATCCCAAGCAGTTGATGCAAAAGGGGGCTACACAATAGTCCTTGCTGGACTCAAGTCATGGCTTGAACATGGCATTGAGCTCAACCTTGTTCGAGATCAATTTCCAAAGGGATATCCGACTTGA
- a CDS encoding Gar/GrdA family gentamicin resistance ATP-binding protein (provides resistance to garosamine-containing aminoglycosides such as gentamicin): MVILLNGPLGIGKSTLAEALAESLDGAVMLDGDQLIAMTPAPADEVDYLHGILALLIGHHRAAGYRHFVISHLWRTAEELADLRRRLLSFYAATDIRCFLLTLPLEDNLRRIRRRQSARALDEAEFESRTVLAERELLFTAGSESVGEPFDASASPEELVAKLLITLGIDGRTEP; this comes from the coding sequence ATGGTCATCCTTCTCAACGGACCGCTGGGGATTGGCAAGTCGACCCTGGCCGAGGCGCTGGCCGAGAGCCTCGACGGGGCGGTGATGCTCGATGGCGACCAGCTGATCGCCATGACCCCGGCGCCGGCCGATGAAGTGGACTACCTGCATGGCATCCTCGCCCTGCTCATCGGCCACCATCGCGCCGCGGGCTACCGCCACTTCGTCATCAGCCACCTGTGGCGCACGGCCGAGGAGCTGGCCGATCTGCGCCGCAGGCTCCTGTCTTTCTACGCTGCGACGGACATTCGCTGTTTTCTCCTCACCCTGCCGCTCGAGGACAACCTGCGCCGCATCCGCCGCCGCCAGAGCGCCCGCGCCCTCGATGAGGCGGAGTTTGAAAGCAGGACTGTTTTGGCTGAGCGAGAACTACTGTTCACGGCAGGTAGCGAAAGCGTGGGTGAGCCTTTTGATGCGTCAGCTTCGCCGGAGGAGTTAGTCGCGAAGCTGCTGATCACTCTTGGAATCGACGGGCGTACAGAGCCCTAG
- a CDS encoding HAD family hydrolase codes for MTVAALRACRHWVFDMDGTLTVAVHDFPAIKRALDIPQDSDILHHLAALPAAEAAAKHAWLLQHERELALGSVAAPGAVELVRHLHGRGCRLGILTRNAHELALLTLAAIGLDDYFDSLDVVGRDEAPPKPHPGGLLHLAARWQVAPQALVMVGDYRFDLDCARAAGARGVLVNLADNPWPELADLHAPDCAQLLARIGCAEGLAL; via the coding sequence TTGACGGTCGCGGCGCTGCGCGCCTGCCGCCACTGGGTGTTCGACATGGACGGCACCCTGACGGTGGCCGTGCACGACTTCCCGGCGATCAAGCGCGCGCTGGACATCCCCCAGGACAGCGACATCCTCCATCACCTGGCCGCGCTGCCCGCCGCCGAGGCGGCGGCCAAGCACGCCTGGCTGCTGCAGCACGAGCGCGAGCTGGCGCTGGGCTCGGTGGCCGCGCCCGGTGCAGTGGAGCTGGTGCGCCACCTGCACGGGCGCGGCTGTCGCCTCGGCATCCTCACCCGCAACGCCCATGAGCTGGCGCTGCTGACCCTGGCCGCCATCGGCCTGGACGACTATTTCGACAGCCTGGACGTGGTCGGCCGCGACGAGGCGCCGCCCAAGCCGCACCCAGGCGGCCTGCTGCACCTGGCGGCGCGCTGGCAGGTGGCGCCGCAGGCGCTGGTGATGGTCGGCGACTACCGCTTCGACCTCGACTGCGCCCGTGCCGCCGGCGCCCGCGGCGTGCTGGTCAACCTGGCGGACAATCCCTGGCCGGAGCTGGCGGACCTGCACGCGCCGGATTGTGCGCAGTTGCTGGCGCGCATCGGCTGTGCCGAGGGGCTGGCGCTCTAG
- the tesB gene encoding acyl-CoA thioesterase II gives MSQVLDDLVSLLSMEQIEENLFRGRSQDLGFRQLFGGQVLGQCVSAANQTVEPARHVHSLHGYFLRPGDAGLPVVYSVDRVRDGGSFSTRRVTAIQKGQPIFTCSASFQADEEGFHHQLAMPEVPGPEGLPSETELARQVAHLIPERMRERMTSDKPIEIRPVTRINPFAPQPCEPVKYVWFRAAGELPAEPQLHKLLLAYASDFNLLTTSMQPHGVSVFQKFMQVASLDHALWFHGDLRMDDWLLYAMDSPWAGNARGFSRASIFDRSGRLVASSAQEGLTRLREDWR, from the coding sequence ATGAGCCAAGTGCTGGATGATCTGGTGTCCCTGCTGAGCATGGAGCAGATCGAGGAAAACCTGTTCCGTGGGCGCAGCCAGGACCTGGGCTTCCGCCAGCTGTTCGGCGGCCAGGTGCTCGGCCAGTGCGTCTCCGCCGCCAACCAGACGGTGGAGCCGGCGCGCCATGTGCACTCGCTGCACGGCTACTTCCTGCGCCCCGGCGATGCCGGCCTGCCGGTGGTGTACAGCGTCGACCGGGTGCGCGACGGCGGCAGCTTCAGCACCCGGCGCGTCACCGCGATCCAGAAGGGCCAGCCGATCTTCACCTGTAGCGCCTCGTTCCAGGCCGACGAGGAGGGCTTCCACCACCAGCTGGCGATGCCCGAGGTGCCCGGCCCCGAGGGTCTGCCCTCGGAAACCGAGCTGGCGCGCCAGGTGGCGCATCTGATTCCCGAGCGCATGCGCGAGCGCATGACCAGCGACAAGCCGATCGAGATCCGCCCGGTGACGCGCATCAACCCCTTCGCCCCGCAGCCCTGCGAACCGGTGAAGTACGTGTGGTTCCGCGCCGCCGGCGAGCTGCCTGCCGAGCCGCAGCTGCACAAGCTGCTGCTGGCCTATGCCAGCGACTTCAACCTGCTGACCACCTCGATGCAGCCGCATGGCGTGTCGGTGTTCCAGAAATTCATGCAGGTGGCCAGCCTCGACCACGCCCTGTGGTTCCACGGCGACCTGCGCATGGACGACTGGCTGCTGTACGCCATGGACAGCCCCTGGGCCGGCAACGCCCGGGGCTTCTCCCGTGCCAGCATCTTCGACCGCAGTGGCCGCCTGGTGGCCTCCTCGGCGCAGGAAGGCCTCACCCGCCTGCGCGAGGACTGGCGTTGA
- a CDS encoding SagB/ThcOx family dehydrogenase produces MDAERQVRAYHALSKHAPNAYAPGPGHLDWATQPAPFRRYTGARLIELWQRPLEETPGYDAPFAGPIGAPQPLDRASLSQLLYDSLALSAWKEAGGNRWALRVNPSSGNLHPTEAYLLLPPGSLEEAGLLVHYAADAHELEVRAELPTALAEQLAAALPNGGFLLGLASIPWREAWKYGERAYRYCQHDLGHALACVGIAAAIQGWQVRLLRGVAEARLDGLLGLEREGFHEAEHGDCLLWIGPAGIGPAGIGPAQEEEFALPEALLRGLAALELHGAPNRLSRQYREWPELARVHGLCRAPALPALSWQTPSGHSGSDNPGLPLRPILHRRRSAQAFDGRSGIQAELLFAWLRRLLPENSPVPFALSGEPARVDLLLFVHRVQGLQPGLYWLARCDGQPQPQGLRGDFSWQRVHQELPLYRLLQGDARGLAGFLSCGQDIASDGCVALAMLARFDAALAAGAWHYPRLYWECGQIGQLLYLEAEAAGLSGTGIGCFFDDQVHELLELADSRWQSLYHFTIGRAVWDERLTSAPAYDELRVPPRSDV; encoded by the coding sequence ATGGACGCTGAACGGCAGGTGCGCGCCTATCACGCGCTGAGCAAGCATGCGCCGAACGCCTATGCGCCGGGACCCGGTCACCTGGACTGGGCGACCCAGCCGGCCCCCTTCCGCCGCTATACCGGGGCGCGCCTGATCGAGCTGTGGCAGCGCCCGCTGGAGGAGACGCCAGGCTACGACGCGCCCTTCGCCGGCCCCATCGGCGCGCCGCAGCCGCTCGATCGCGCCAGCCTTTCGCAACTGCTGTACGACAGCCTGGCCCTGTCGGCCTGGAAGGAAGCCGGCGGCAACCGCTGGGCGCTGCGGGTCAATCCCTCGTCCGGCAACCTGCACCCGACCGAGGCCTATCTGCTGTTGCCGCCGGGCAGCCTCGAGGAGGCGGGGCTGCTGGTGCACTACGCAGCGGATGCGCACGAACTGGAGGTGCGCGCCGAGCTGCCGACAGCGCTGGCCGAACAGTTGGCGGCGGCCTTGCCGAATGGCGGCTTCCTGCTCGGCCTGGCCAGCATTCCCTGGCGCGAGGCCTGGAAGTACGGCGAGCGTGCCTATCGCTACTGCCAGCACGACCTCGGCCATGCCCTGGCCTGTGTGGGTATCGCCGCGGCGATCCAGGGTTGGCAGGTGCGCCTGCTGCGCGGGGTGGCCGAGGCACGCCTGGATGGCCTGCTGGGGCTGGAGCGCGAGGGCTTCCACGAGGCCGAACATGGCGACTGCCTGCTGTGGATCGGTCCGGCCGGGATCGGTCCGGCCGGGATAGGCCCTGCACAAGAGGAAGAGTTCGCCCTGCCCGAAGCGCTGCTGCGCGGGCTGGCGGCGCTGGAGCTGCATGGCGCGCCCAATCGCCTGTCGCGCCAGTACCGCGAGTGGCCGGAGCTGGCGCGGGTGCATGGGCTGTGTCGGGCACCGGCCTTGCCGGCCCTGAGCTGGCAGACGCCGAGCGGGCACAGCGGCAGCGACAATCCCGGCCTGCCGCTGCGCCCGATCCTGCACCGGCGGCGCAGCGCCCAGGCCTTCGATGGTCGCTCCGGTATCCAGGCCGAGCTGCTGTTCGCCTGGCTGCGGCGCCTGTTGCCGGAAAATTCGCCGGTGCCCTTCGCGCTGAGCGGCGAGCCGGCGCGGGTCGATCTGCTGCTGTTCGTCCACCGCGTGCAGGGGCTACAGCCGGGGCTGTACTGGCTGGCGCGTTGTGACGGCCAGCCCCAGCCGCAGGGGCTGCGCGGCGATTTCAGCTGGCAACGCGTGCATCAGGAGCTGCCGCTGTACCGCCTGCTGCAGGGCGATGCCCGCGGCCTGGCCGGCTTCCTCTCCTGCGGCCAGGACATCGCCAGCGACGGCTGCGTGGCCCTGGCCATGCTGGCGCGCTTCGATGCGGCGCTGGCCGCTGGCGCCTGGCACTACCCGCGGCTGTACTGGGAGTGCGGGCAGATCGGCCAGCTGCTGTACCTGGAGGCCGAGGCAGCGGGGCTGTCCGGCACCGGCATCGGCTGTTTCTTCGACGATCAGGTGCACGAATTGCTGGAACTGGCCGACAGCCGCTGGCAAAGCCTTTACCATTTCACCATCGGTCGCGCGGTGTGGGATGAGCGCCTCACCAGCGCGCCGGCCTATGACGAATTGCGTGTGCCGCCGAGGAGCGATGTATGA
- a CDS encoding GNAT family N-acetyltransferase, whose translation MSTTLSSERLILRPWREDDLDALAQLCADPEVMAHFPATLDRVGSAELLARLMAHQAEHGFTFWALQRCEDAAFVGFTGLARVRFEAPFVPAVEIGWRLARPYWGQGYALEAARRALQFAFEDLQLDEVVSFTVPANQRSWGVMQRLGMRRDAAGDFEHPLLPEGHPLRPHLLYRISREDWHGR comes from the coding sequence ATGAGCACAACCCTGAGCAGCGAACGCCTGATCCTGCGCCCCTGGCGCGAGGACGATCTCGACGCCCTGGCGCAGCTGTGCGCCGACCCCGAGGTGATGGCGCATTTCCCCGCGACCCTGGATCGCGTCGGCAGCGCCGAGCTGCTCGCCCGGCTGATGGCGCACCAGGCCGAGCATGGCTTCACCTTCTGGGCGCTGCAGCGGTGCGAGGACGCTGCCTTCGTCGGCTTTACCGGTCTGGCGAGGGTCCGCTTCGAAGCGCCCTTCGTGCCGGCGGTGGAGATCGGTTGGCGCCTGGCTCGACCCTACTGGGGCCAGGGTTATGCCCTGGAGGCGGCGCGGCGTGCGCTGCAGTTCGCCTTCGAGGACTTACAGCTGGATGAAGTGGTGTCCTTCACCGTGCCGGCCAACCAGCGTTCCTGGGGCGTGATGCAGCGTCTGGGCATGCGCCGCGATGCGGCCGGCGACTTCGAACATCCGCTTCTGCCCGAGGGGCATCCGCTGCGACCGCACCTGCTCTATCGCATCAGCCGGGAGGACTGGCATGGACGCTGA
- a CDS encoding histone deacetylase produces the protein MMLPLVYHDDYSPPFPANHRFPMEKFRLLRDHLVDSGLVSDAELHRPEICPPDVLALAHCPVYIERFASGELTYQEQRRLGLPWSEPLARRTVRAVGGSLLAAELALDHGIACHLAGGTHHAHFDEASGFCIFNDLAVVARYLLESGRAGRVLIYDCDVHQGDGTARLLENVPDAITVSLHCEKNFPARKARSDWDIGLPIGMGDADYLKVVHDSLGYLLALYQPDIVLYDGGVDVHKDDALGYLQLTDAGIAARDEAVFRHCLERDIPVVGLIGGGYDKDRAVLARRHGILHHSAARVLASLT, from the coding sequence ATTATGCTGCCGCTGGTCTACCACGACGACTACAGCCCGCCCTTCCCGGCCAACCACCGCTTCCCCATGGAGAAGTTCCGCCTGCTGCGCGACCACCTGGTGGACAGCGGCCTGGTGAGCGACGCCGAGCTGCATCGCCCCGAGATCTGCCCGCCGGACGTGCTCGCCCTGGCCCACTGCCCGGTCTATATCGAGCGCTTCGCCAGCGGCGAGCTGACCTACCAGGAGCAGCGCCGCCTCGGCCTGCCCTGGAGCGAGCCGCTGGCCCGGCGCACCGTGCGCGCGGTCGGCGGCTCGCTGTTGGCCGCCGAGCTGGCACTCGACCACGGCATCGCCTGCCATCTGGCCGGCGGCACCCACCACGCGCATTTCGACGAGGCCTCCGGCTTCTGCATCTTCAACGACCTGGCCGTGGTCGCCCGCTACCTGCTGGAGAGCGGGCGCGCCGGCCGGGTGCTGATCTACGACTGCGACGTGCACCAGGGCGACGGCACCGCGCGCCTGCTGGAGAACGTACCGGACGCCATCACCGTATCCCTGCACTGCGAGAAAAACTTCCCGGCGCGCAAGGCCAGAAGCGACTGGGACATCGGCCTGCCGATCGGCATGGGCGACGCCGACTACCTCAAGGTGGTGCACGACAGCCTGGGCTACCTGCTGGCCCTGTACCAGCCCGATATCGTCCTCTACGACGGCGGCGTCGACGTGCACAAGGACGACGCCCTTGGCTATCTGCAACTGACCGACGCCGGCATCGCCGCCCGCGACGAAGCGGTGTTCCGTCATTGCCTGGAGCGCGACATCCCGGTGGTCGGCCTGATCGGCGGCGGCTACGACAAGGACCGCGCCGTCCTCGCCCGCCGCCACGGCATCCTCCATCACAGCGCGGCGCGGGTGTTGGCAAGCCTGACCTAA